In Scophthalmus maximus strain ysfricsl-2021 chromosome 5, ASM2237912v1, whole genome shotgun sequence, a single window of DNA contains:
- the LOC118310641 gene encoding ankyrin repeat domain-containing protein 33B-like isoform X1: MVLTTAEQGEGSQVRENGVAGGAGFCQIVFRNKKLAMDTPVMSVTEVDGDGDEVEVSEEDDLGKAELDYTRNYWEDEDDIYQEFEELDFEALPDHSDTHSIASDDSFYPPDSSVISDLYRSPSPESISFFKACCNNNAIIVKILIRQGVTEEEVRETDRNRRSGLIVACYHGYVDVVLALSQCPYLDVNWQDNEGNTALITAAQAGHVFILNYLLSYFPGLDVDRRNCHCFTALMKAAMQGRAECVRALMLAGGDIQARDNGRSLTPREWALFTGRYETANMMHRLMVKPCAEQFCDSFSLEWPMLEELVDQARAPKSCWRRLINFLSCCPYRFYINNRVNPMDDGVLDHMVQITTCISSPFIATACRTVCPDSPPCVGKRRHAVQEILRRQRIAQLKHMGPDRLNNYKRFFQNSRVLLIPKAMERRASLQPQLLTDAATVAFRRASLLPLHMLRRSSVRPGVTVPKVRLCKAPAPSFLPEKLKRSSDHNQLQIPKWNYKMKRIERRRDEEERLRRLPLTRRR; this comes from the exons ATGGTGTTGACAACGGCGGAACAAGGTGAAGGTTCACAGGTTCGAGAGAATGGAGTGGCTGGGGGAGCTGGATTCTGCCAGATTGTGTTCAGGAACAAGAAATTGGCCATGGATACGCCTGTCATGTCCGTCACTGAGGTTGACGGGGACGGGGATGAGGTTGAGGTATCAGAAGAGGACGATCTTGGGAAGGCCGAACTCGACTACACGCGCAACTATtgggaggatgaggacgataTCTACCAAGAATTCGAGGAGCTGGACTTTGAGGCCCTGCCGGATCACTCGGACACCCACAGCATCGCCTCGGACGACTCCTTCTATCCCCCGGACAGTTCGGTCATCTCCGACCTGTACCGCTCGCCGAGCCCCGAGTCCATCTCCTTCTTCAAGGCCTGCTGCAACAACAACGCCATCATTGTCAAGATTTTGATCAGACAAGGAGTGAccgaggaggaagtgagagagacggacaggaacagaaga TCTGGTCTGATAGTGGCGTGTTACCACGGCTACGTGGATGTGGTCCTCGCCCTCTCTCAGTGCCCGTATCTGGACGTCAACTGGCAGGATAACGAAGGCAACACCGCTCTCATCACGGCAGCACAAGCAG gtCATGTGTTCATCTTAAACTATCTGCTGAGCTACTTCCCCGGGCTGGACGTCGACAGGAGGAACTGTCACTGCTTCACAGCTCTGATGAAGGCCGCCATGCAGGGCCGGGCGGAGTGTGTCCGGGCTCTCATGCTCGCTG GAGGTGACATTCAGGCCCGGGACAACGGCCGCAGTCTGACTCCCAGGGAGTGGGCTCTCTTCACTGGTCGCTACGAGACAGCCAACATGATGCATCGGCTGATGGTGAAGCCCTGTGCTGAGCAGTTCTGTGACTCCTTCTCCCTGGAGTGGCCCATGTTGGAG GAGCTGGTGGACCAGGCCCGAGCACCAAAGTCCTGCTGGAGGCGTTTGATCAActttctctcctgctgcccTTATAGGTTTTACATCAACAACAGGGTGAACCCAATGGACGATGGCGTCCTCGACCACATGGTCCAGATCACCACGTGCATCTCCAGCCCGTTCATTGCCACGGCTTGCCGAACAGTGTGCCCCGACAGCCCGCCCTGCGTCGGGAAGCGGCGCCACGCCGTGCAGGAGATTCTGAGGAGGCAACGCATTGCCCAGCTGAAGCACATGGGCCCAGACAGACTGAACAACTACAAGAGATTTTTCCAGAACTCGCGggtcctcctcatccccaaggCGATGGAGCGGCGGGCCAGCCTCCAGCCCCAGCTGCTCACGGACGCGGCCACCGTGGCCTTCAGGCGAGCCAGTCTCCTGCCGCTCCACatgctgaggaggagcagcgtgCGGCCGGGTGTCACGGTGCCCAAAGTGAGGCTCTGCAAAGCCCCGGCTCCGAGCTTTTTACCAGAAAAGCTCAAGCGGAGCAGTGATCACAACCAGCTGCAGATACCCAAGTGGAATTACAAGATGAAGAGAATAGAGAGGAGgcgggatgaggaggagaggctaAGACGCTTACCTCTGacaaggaggaggtga
- the LOC118310641 gene encoding ankyrin repeat domain-containing protein 33B-like isoform X2, with amino-acid sequence MVLTTAEQGEGSQVRENGVAGGAGFCQIVFRNKKLAMDTPVMSVTEVDGDGDEVEVSEEDDLGKAELDYTRNYWEDEDDIYQEFEELDFEALPDHSDTHSIASDDSFYPPDSSVISDLYRSPSPESISFFKACCNNNAIIVKILIRQGVTEEEVRETDRNRRSGLIVACYHGYVDVVLALSQCPYLDVNWQDNEGNTALITAAQAGHVFILNYLLSYFPGLDVDRRNCHCFTALMKAAMQGRAECVRALMLAGGDIQARDNGRSLTPREWALFTGRYETANMMHRLMVKPCAEQFCDSFSLEWPMLEVLHQQQGEPNGRWRPRPHGPDHHVHLQPVHCHGLPNSVPRQPALRREAAPRRAGDSEEATHCPAEAHGPRQTEQLQEIFPELAGPPHPQGDGAAGQPPAPAAHGRGHRGLQASQSPAAPHAEEEQRAAGCHGAQSEALQSPGSELFTRKAQAEQ; translated from the exons ATGGTGTTGACAACGGCGGAACAAGGTGAAGGTTCACAGGTTCGAGAGAATGGAGTGGCTGGGGGAGCTGGATTCTGCCAGATTGTGTTCAGGAACAAGAAATTGGCCATGGATACGCCTGTCATGTCCGTCACTGAGGTTGACGGGGACGGGGATGAGGTTGAGGTATCAGAAGAGGACGATCTTGGGAAGGCCGAACTCGACTACACGCGCAACTATtgggaggatgaggacgataTCTACCAAGAATTCGAGGAGCTGGACTTTGAGGCCCTGCCGGATCACTCGGACACCCACAGCATCGCCTCGGACGACTCCTTCTATCCCCCGGACAGTTCGGTCATCTCCGACCTGTACCGCTCGCCGAGCCCCGAGTCCATCTCCTTCTTCAAGGCCTGCTGCAACAACAACGCCATCATTGTCAAGATTTTGATCAGACAAGGAGTGAccgaggaggaagtgagagagacggacaggaacagaaga TCTGGTCTGATAGTGGCGTGTTACCACGGCTACGTGGATGTGGTCCTCGCCCTCTCTCAGTGCCCGTATCTGGACGTCAACTGGCAGGATAACGAAGGCAACACCGCTCTCATCACGGCAGCACAAGCAG gtCATGTGTTCATCTTAAACTATCTGCTGAGCTACTTCCCCGGGCTGGACGTCGACAGGAGGAACTGTCACTGCTTCACAGCTCTGATGAAGGCCGCCATGCAGGGCCGGGCGGAGTGTGTCCGGGCTCTCATGCTCGCTG GAGGTGACATTCAGGCCCGGGACAACGGCCGCAGTCTGACTCCCAGGGAGTGGGCTCTCTTCACTGGTCGCTACGAGACAGCCAACATGATGCATCGGCTGATGGTGAAGCCCTGTGCTGAGCAGTTCTGTGACTCCTTCTCCCTGGAGTGGCCCATGTTGGAG GTTTTACATCAACAACAGGGTGAACCCAATGGACGATGGCGTCCTCGACCACATGGTCCAGATCACCACGTGCATCTCCAGCCCGTTCATTGCCACGGCTTGCCGAACAGTGTGCCCCGACAGCCCGCCCTGCGTCGGGAAGCGGCGCCACGCCGTGCAGGAGATTCTGAGGAGGCAACGCATTGCCCAGCTGAAGCACATGGGCCCAGACAGACTGAACAACTACAAGAGATTTTTCCAGAACTCGCGggtcctcctcatccccaaggCGATGGAGCGGCGGGCCAGCCTCCAGCCCCAGCTGCTCACGGACGCGGCCACCGTGGCCTTCAGGCGAGCCAGTCTCCTGCCGCTCCACatgctgaggaggagcagcgtgCGGCCGGGTGTCACGGTGCCCAAAGTGAGGCTCTGCAAAGCCCCGGCTCCGAGCTTTTTACCAGAAAAGCTCAAGCGGAGCAGTGA